Proteins from a single region of Trichoplusia ni isolate ovarian cell line Hi5 chromosome 3, tn1, whole genome shotgun sequence:
- the LOC113491626 gene encoding uncharacterized protein LOC113491626 isoform X1: protein MSAPFTILEQPIDPSAVICRGCLAESGEMKNIYEWGLAEDYFRITAVVETLRKPGLSEMLCSNCEQTLISFKQFRKQCQDSDHHLKSCLKKKNKRKNGKNELICELRDKKLVIKVQAPETEEKILLPCPFHCEDTFAKKNDLYGHLKKVHNVSEDFAVELQYYCAVANCVYNVNSGSQKCFSGRKFLNQHHNKVHLVKGIVCKDCKTSFSVDVDYQRHKKTCNFVFICQICNVKYSNNEALLVHLMRKHPDVHKMYKDERKAEKRRLTENSDSKPNEVTKIPNFTPVTTDSEKQNTKTTTPSENLEFKLDSPKKASTQVQEIANDVTLLSWPNYEPRTDDNSTQTFENTISMNEDMYFPEIISLSDIQTQTLEFGLSKSNKETQIKSSETQSPDLSIKETQTCFCHYDAPKTNFRLFENLTSTETQTQSADRFSVKSDVLLSFNSAETQTCFDDSSNDSL, encoded by the exons atgtctGCGCCGTTTACTATATTAGAGCAGCCTATTGATCCTTCGGCTGTGATATGTCGCGGGTGTCTCGCAGAATCGggagaaatgaaaaatatttacgaatggGGCCTAGCAGAGGACTACTTTCGAATTACAGCTGTTGTTGAG ACGCTCAGAAAACCTGGCCTATCGGAAATGTTGTGCTCCAACTGCGAACAGACCTTGATCAGCTTCAAGCAATTCCGGAAACAGTGCCAGGACTCTGACCATCACCTGAAGAGCTGTCTAAAg AAGAAGAACAAACGTAAAAACGGCAAGAACGAGCTCATATGCGAACTCCGCGACAAAAAGCTAGTTATCAAAGTACAGGCACCGGAAACTGAAGAGAAAATACTCCTGCCCTGTCCGTTCCATTGCGAAGACACATTCGCAAAGAAGAATGACCTCTACGGCCATTTGAAGAAGGTCCATAATGTCTCCGAAGACTTTGCGGTGGAACTTCAGTACTACTGCGCAGTAGCGAATTGTGTGTATAATGTTAATTCCGGTTCACAAAAATGCTTCTCAGGTAGGAAGTTTTTGAATCAACATCATAATAAAGTCCATCTTGTAAAGGGGATTGTCTGTAAAGATTGTAAAACTTCATTTTCAGTTGACGTTGATTATCAACgccataaaaaaacatgtaacttCGTCtttatctgtcaaatttgtaatgtcaaatattcaaataatgaaGCGTTGTTAGTGCATTTGATGCGGAAACATCCCGATgtacataaaatgtataaagatgAAAGGAAAGCCGAAAAGCGTAGGTTAACCGAAAATTCGGATTCGAAACCAAATGAAGTAACGaaaataccaaatttcacacCGGTTACAACTGATTCtgagaaacaaaacacaaaaacaactaCTCCATCTGAAAATCTAGAATTTAAACTTGACAGTCCTAAAAAGGCAAGTACTCAAGTTCAAGAAATAGCTAATGACGTCACGTTACTGTCATGGCCGAACTACGAACCGCGCACAGATGACAATTCGACACAAACATTCGAAAACACAATTTCTATGAATGAAGATATGTATTTTCCCGAGATCATATCGCTCTCAGACATACAAACACAGACTCTAGAGTTTGGTTTGAGTAAATCGAACAAGGAAACTCAGATAAAAAGCTCAGAAACACAATCACCAGACCTTAGTATCAAAGAAACACAAACATGCTTCTGTCATTACGATGCTCCGAAAACGAATTTTCGTCTTTTTGAGAATCTGACGTCGACTGAAACTCAAACGCAGTCAGCTGATCGCTTTTCAGTCAAAAGTGATGTCCTGTTAAGTTTCAATTCGGCTGAAACACAGACATGTTTCGATGATTCGAGTAATGATAGTTTGTGA
- the LOC113491626 gene encoding uncharacterized protein LOC113491626 isoform X2, whose amino-acid sequence MSAPFTILEQPIDPSAVICRGCLAESGEMKNIYEWGLAEDYFRITAVVETLRKPGLSEMLCSNCEQTLISFKQFRKQCQDSDHHLKSCLKKKNKRKNGKNELICELRDKKLVIKVQAPETEEKILLPCPFHCEDTFAKKNDLYGHLKKVHNVSEDFAVELQYYCAVANCVYNVNSGSQKCFSERSNRRSSFCAH is encoded by the exons atgtctGCGCCGTTTACTATATTAGAGCAGCCTATTGATCCTTCGGCTGTGATATGTCGCGGGTGTCTCGCAGAATCGggagaaatgaaaaatatttacgaatggGGCCTAGCAGAGGACTACTTTCGAATTACAGCTGTTGTTGAG ACGCTCAGAAAACCTGGCCTATCGGAAATGTTGTGCTCCAACTGCGAACAGACCTTGATCAGCTTCAAGCAATTCCGGAAACAGTGCCAGGACTCTGACCATCACCTGAAGAGCTGTCTAAAg AAGAAGAACAAACGTAAAAACGGCAAGAACGAGCTCATATGCGAACTCCGCGACAAAAAGCTAGTTATCAAAGTACAGGCACCGGAAACTGAAGAGAAAATACTCCTGCCCTGTCCGTTCCATTGCGAAGACACATTCGCAAAGAAGAATGACCTCTACGGCCATTTGAAGAAGGTCCATAATGTCTCCGAAGACTTTGCGGTGGAACTTCAGTACTACTGCGCAGTAGCGAATTGTGTGTATAATGTTAATTCCGGTTCACAAAAATGCTTCTCAG AACGATCCAATCGGCGATCATCGTTTTGTGCACACTAA